CGCATGGGAATCAAAACTTTTGAGAGTCATGCTAATGCTCAACTGGTAGAATGGCAAGCAGATTTGATTGTATTAGCTGGTTTTATGCGGGTATTGAGTGCAGATTTTATCGATAACGCACCAGCACCGATGATTAACCTACACCCTTCTCTATTACCTGTTTATAAAGGGCTAGATACTCACCAGCGTGCCATACAAGCAGGTGAACGTCATCATGGCTGTAGTATTCATGTCGTCACTGCTGAGCTCGATGCGGGCGCTGTTTTGACCCAAGCTTTATTAGATGTCAATCAAAAAGATACGGCGGATTGTCTACAAACGCGAGTGCAAAAGCTTGAGCATCAGCTATTGCCTTGGACAATTTTGTTATTAGCTAAAGGTGTAATCAACCTGAATAGTCAGGGCAAAGAAACTTTTTCTATGTTACCCACCTTACCTTTAAAGCTTTATTTAAACAGTTAATGCAATGGCAAGAAGTAAAGAAAAATATTAATCATTTAAAACTATCGACCACAAAAAAGCCCAGTCACTCAATTTATGAATGACTGGGCTTTTCGTTATCCAATATTTAAAGTGTCGTAACTTCAAAATCTGTACGTGTTCTTAACTGTTATGAACATGGACACCTTTGATGTTTACGAATTCTTTAATACCGAAACCACCATGCTCGCGACCATGACCCGAGTTTTTCACACCACCAAAAGGTAATGCTGGATTTGCGAGGCCATAACCATTGATATAGACCATACCCGTATCAAACTGTTCA
The nucleotide sequence above comes from Psychrobacter sp. P2G3. Encoded proteins:
- the purN gene encoding phosphoribosylglycinamide formyltransferase, with product MSVSPISDDNLQSTSKSIAKVSAKPLRIAVLVSGSGSNLQVLIDAMQAGALPIEIVGVISNREDAYAITRAQDAAIPVEVLSHVANGKRMGIKTFESHANAQLVEWQADLIVLAGFMRVLSADFIDNAPAPMINLHPSLLPVYKGLDTHQRAIQAGERHHGCSIHVVTAELDAGAVLTQALLDVNQKDTADCLQTRVQKLEHQLLPWTILLLAKGVINLNSQGKETFSMLPTLPLKLYLNS